One genomic region from Phragmites australis chromosome 1, lpPhrAust1.1, whole genome shotgun sequence encodes:
- the LOC133918349 gene encoding zinc finger protein BRUTUS-like, which translates to MATPTPMAGEGTLAAVMPRSPSPTPAEAETSAAEAPVLIFLYFHKAIRAELEGLHGAAVRLATERAGDVAALAERCRFFVNIYKHHCDAEDAVIFPALDIRVKNVAGTYSLEHKRESDLFSQLFALLQLDIQNDDGLRRELASCTGTIQTCLTQHMSKEEEQVFPLLTKKFSREEQADLVWQFLCNIPVNMMAEFLPWLSASVSSDEHQDIRNCLCKVVPEEKLLQQVVFTWIEGKATQKVVQSFADCQSEKSHICEDVPFVDQGEKHICSHEESKVGSRNCAESNDGQVDRHPIDDILYWHNAIRKELHDIAEETRRMQQSGDFSDISSFNTRLQFIADVCIFHSIAEDQVVFPAVNSELSFVQEHAEEERRFNNFRCLIQQIQIAGAKSTAVDFYSKLCSHADQILETIEKHFCNEETKVLPQARMLFSPEKQRELSYKSLCVMPLKLLERVLPWLVSKLSNEEASSFLQNMRLAASPSETALVTLFSGWACKARDKSNSGEYLCLTSGVVGCLLDDVGELEKCRSFCPCASRNSIDGPLHLQTENGSRPGKRGSDADSFPGTNGSYCSQTADIEARPCSKKTCFIPGLRVESSNLGIGSLASAKSFRSLSYNSTAPSLYSSLFSWETDASLSCSDGISRPIDTIFKFHKAIRKDLEYLDVESGKLIDGDESCLRQFIGRFRLLWGLYRAHSNAEDEIVFPALESRETLHNVSHSYTLDHKQEEQLFEDISNVLFELSHLHDIQGHAQTEVKEAEQNCSHSSYEINWARKYNELATKLQGMCKSIRVALTNHVHREELELWPLFDKHFSVEEQDKLVGRIIGSTGAEVLQSMLPWVTSALTQEEQNKMLDMWKQATKNTMFGEWLNEWWNGALSSSDPSAEASSPPEDSHLQDKLEPNDQMFKPGWKDIFRMNQSELEAEVRKVSQDPTLDPRRKAYLIQNLMTSRWIAAQQKLPEPSSEECSDGAGIPGCVPSYRDQEKQIFGCEHYKRNCKLVAACCNKLFTCRFCHDKVSDHMMERKATQDMMCMVCLKIQPVGPICQTPSCNELSMAKYYCNICKFFDDERTVYHCPFCNLCRLGKGLGIDFFHCMKCNCCLGMKLTEHKCREKGLETNCPICCDFLFTSSAAVRALPCGHFMHSACFQAYTCSHYTCPICCKSLGDMAVYFGMLDALLAAEELPEEYRDRCQDTLCNDCERKGRSRFHWLYHKCGSCGSYNTRVIKSDTADCSTPN; encoded by the exons ATGGCTACGCCGACGCCCATGGCCGGCGAGGGGACGCTCGCCGCGGTGATGCCGCGGTCGCCGTCCCCGAcgccggcggaggcggagaCCTCGGCGGCCGAGGCGCCCGTGCTGATATTCCTCTACTTCCACAAGGCGATCCGGGCGGAGCTCGAGGGACTGCACGGCGCCGCCGTGCGACTGGCGACGGAGCGTGCTGGCGACGTGGCGGCGCTCGCCGAGCGCTGCCGCTTCTTCGTCAACATATATAAGCACCACTGCGACGCCGAGGACGCG GTTATCTTTCCAGCACTTGATATCCGAGTCAAGAATGTTGCGGGGACCTATTCCTTAGAGCATAAAAGGGAAAGCGACCTTTTTAGCCAGTTATTTGCTCTTTTACAATTGGACATACAAAATGATGATGGTCTTCGTAGGGAGCTCGCATCCTGTACAGGAACCATACAAACTTGTCTCACCCAACATatgtccaaggaagaagaacAG GTCTTCCCATTGCTTACAAAGAAATTTTCACGTGAAGAGCAAGCTGATTTAGTGTGGCAATTCTTATGCAACATTCCCGTAAATATGATGGCAGAGTTCCTTCCATGGCTTTCAGCTTCTGTTTCATCTGATGAACACCAAGATATTCGTAACTGCTTATGTAAAGTAGTACCTGAAGAGAAACTTCTCCAACAG GTTGTATTCACATGGATCGAAGGGAAAGCAACACAAAAGGTGGTGCAGAGCTTTGCTGATTGTCAATCAGAAAAAAGTCATATTTGTGAGGATGTCCCCTTTGTTGACCAAGGGGAGAAGCATATTTGTTCACATGAAGAGTCTAAAGTTGGGAGTAGAAACTGTGCAGAATCTAATGATGGTCAAGTTGACAGGCATCCCATAGATGATATTTTGTATTGGCACAACGCTATCCGTAAAGAGTTACATGATATAGCAGAGGAGACAAGAAGGATGCAGCAGTCTGGGGATTTTTCTGATATATCATCCTTCAACACGAGGCTTCAGTTCATTGCAGATGTATGCATCTTCCACAG TATTGCCGAGGATCAAGTTGTATTTCCTGCAGTCAATAGTGAGCTGTCCTTTGTGCAGGAGCATGCTGAAGAAGAGCGTCGATTTAACAATTTTAGATGTTTAATTCAGCAAATCCAAATAGCAGGTGCCAAATCAACTGCAGTGGACTTTTACTCAAAACTGTGCTCACATGCTGATCAAATATTGGAGACAATCGAGAAACACTTCTGCAATGAAGAAACCAAG GTGCTCCCTCAAGCTAGGATGCTTTTCTCTCCTGAGAAGCAAAGGGAACTTTCATACAAGAGTCTATGTGTCATGCCATTGAAATTGTTGGAACGTGTTTTACCATGGTTGGTGTCAAAGTTGAGCAATGAGGAGGCATCTTCTTTTCTTCAGAATATGCGCCTGGCAG CGTCCCCATCTGAAACTGCACTGGTCACTCTTTTCTCTGGTTGGGCATGCAAAGCTCGGGACAAATCCAACTCTGGAGAATATTTATGCTTAACATCAGGGGTAGTGGGATGCCTTTTGGATGATGTAGGTGAGCTGGAAAAATGTCGATCATTCTGTCCATGTGCTTCACGCAACAGTATTGATGGTCCTCTGCATCTACAAACCGAAAATGGTTCTAGGCCAGGCAAGCGAGGAAGTGATGCAGATTCTTTTCCTGGTACTAATGGAAGCTACTGCTCTCAGACTGCTGATATCGAAGCACGCCCATGTAGCAAAAAAACTTGTTTTATACCTGGGTTGAGAGTAGAAAGTAGCAATCTTGGTATTGGTTCACTGGCTTCTGCAAAGTCCTTTCGCTCTCTATCATACAATTCTACTGCTCCTTCATTATATTCAAGCCTCTTTTCATGGGAGACAGATGCATCATTGTCTTGTTCGGATGGCATTTCAAGGCCAATTGATACTATATTCAAATTTCATAAGGCAATTCGCAAGGATTTAGAGTACTTGGATGTTGAATCTGGAAAGCTCATTGATGGGGATGAATCTTGCCTTCGCCAATTCATTGGAAGATTTCGTTTGTTATGGGGTCTATACAGGGCACACAGCAATGCTGAGGATGAAATTGTGTTTCCTGCATTAGAATCAAGAGAGACATTGCACAATGTGAGCCATTCATATACTCTTGACCACAAGCAGGAAGAACAATTATTCGAAGATATATCTAATGTTCTCTTTGAGCTTTCACATTTACATGATATCCAGGGCCATGCCCAGACCGAAGTTAAAGAAGCAGAGCAAAACTGTTCTCATTCATCATATGAGATTAATTGGGCTAGAAAGTATAATGAGCTTGCCACAAAGCTTCAAGGCATGTGCAAGTCTATCCGGGTTGCCTTGACTAATCATGTCCACAGAGAAGAACTTGAGTTGTGGCCGTTGTTTGACAAACATTTTTCTGTGGAGGAGCAGGATAAGCTTGTAGGTCGTATAATTGGTTCAACAGGTGCTGAGGTTCTCCAATCTATGTTACCCTGGGTTACATCAGCGCTCACTCAAGAGGAGCAGAACAAAATGCTGGATATGTGGAAGCAAGCAACTAAGAATACAATGTTTGGTGAATGGCTAAATGAGTGGTGGAATGGAGCTCTATCATCATCTGATCCGTCAGCTGAGGCATCCTCTCCTCCAGAAG ATAGTCATTTACAAGATAAGCTTGAACCAAACGACCAGATGTTCAAGCCTGGCTGGAAGGACATCTTTCGAATGAACCAGAGTGAACTTGAGGCTGAGGTGCGAAAGGTTTCACAAGATCCTACACTTGACCCAAGGCGGAAGGCCTATCTAATCCAAAATCTCATGACCAG CCGATGGATAGCTGCTCAGCAGAAGTTACCAGAACCAAGTTCAGAAGAGTGTAGTGATGGTGCTGGTATACCTGGATGTGTTCCTTCATATCGAGACCAGGAGAAGCAAATTTTTGGTTGTGAGCACTACAAACGGAACTGCAAGCTTGTTGCTGCATGCTGCAACAAGCTGTTCACATGCAGATTCTGCCACGATAAAGTTAGTGACCACATGATGGAAAG GAAAGCAACGCAGGATATGATGTGCATGGTATGCCTGAAGATTCAGCCTGTTGGTCCAATTTGCCAAACCCCATCTTGCAACGAGCTATCCATGGCAAAGTATTACTGTAACATCTGCAAATTTTTTGATGATGAAAG GACTGTTTACCATTGCCCGTTTTGTAATTTGTGTCGTCTTGGGAAAGGTCTTGGTATTGATTTCTTCCATTGCATGAAATGCAATTGCTGTCTTGGAATGAAATTAACAGAGCACAAATGTCGGGAGAAAGGGCTAGAGACAAATTGTCCAATCTGCTGTGACTTCCTGTTTACATCAAGTGCAGCAGTTAGAGCTCTTCCTTGCGGCCACTTCATGCATTCAGCTTGCTTTCAG GCATACACTTGTAGCCACTACACCTGTCCTATCTGCTGCAAATCCTTGGGAGATATGGCG GTGTACTTTGGCATGCTTGATGCGTTGTTGGCTGCCGAAGAGCTTCCTGAGGAATACCGCGATCGGTGTCAG GATACACTTTGTAATGACTGTGAGAGGAAAGGGAGATCTCGATTTCATTGGCTGTACCACAAATGCGGCTCCTGTGGTTCCTACAATACCAGAGTTAtcaagtctgacacagcagaTTGTTCTACACCAAACTAg